The following are from one region of the Leptolyngbya sp. CCY15150 genome:
- a CDS encoding sodium:solute symporter family protein, with the protein MTLLDWLVVLVYLLLTLWLGLYLSGKASGSLVDFFVSGRSLPWWLAGTSMAATTFSIDTPLYIAGVVGTRGIAGNWEWWSFGMTHVVMIYVFARMWRRSEIVTDAELTELRYGGSMAAVLRGIKAFLFAVPINCIGIGYAMLAMVKVVDALELWQSLGFTPGDNLKLWSVVGVSIFVLLYAGVSGLWGVVVTDFFQFFLALFGAIVVAIAAVNHVGGMRELVQQVQQHSAQDVLTLVPVRIGGEGGWLAWSEMAGISVSTFLAYIFLQWWAFRRSDGGGEFIQRLAAAKTEAEAEKAAWFFNILHYVVRTWPWVVVALVALVVYPDLGDRELGYPKLMLDFLPPVLLGLVVASLIAAFMSTVSTLINWGASYLTNDLYARFMRPTATQAELVLAGRLASVIVTVFGAIAAFYSSDVAAVFRLVIAIGTGPGLVLILRWFWWRINAATELAAMVGGFVIGILSSLPNVDEMADNGLFQIPGIGPGLRTGLSVMQTQIFADFGLRLLFIASVTTVIWGVTLLLTPPESDATLDDFYRRVRPGGPGWARQRSRTGLLPAQNLQQDLQRVLAAILLLFGSMFTVGGFLLLQSTTGFISLAIAVLGWMWLRRCDRAHGLRIPRPGTEDPHA; encoded by the coding sequence ATGACTCTACTCGACTGGCTTGTTGTATTGGTATATCTCCTGCTGACCCTATGGCTAGGGTTATACCTATCGGGGAAGGCCTCGGGCAGTTTGGTAGATTTCTTTGTGTCGGGGCGATCGCTGCCCTGGTGGCTGGCGGGCACCAGTATGGCCGCCACAACCTTTTCCATTGATACACCCCTCTACATTGCCGGAGTGGTGGGCACGCGGGGCATTGCCGGCAACTGGGAATGGTGGAGCTTTGGCATGACCCATGTGGTGATGATCTACGTCTTTGCCCGCATGTGGCGGCGATCGGAAATTGTCACCGATGCAGAACTCACCGAACTGCGCTACGGCGGTTCCATGGCGGCGGTGTTGCGGGGCATCAAGGCGTTCCTCTTTGCCGTACCGATCAACTGCATTGGCATTGGCTACGCCATGCTGGCCATGGTGAAGGTGGTGGATGCGCTAGAACTCTGGCAGAGCTTGGGATTTACGCCGGGGGATAACCTGAAGCTCTGGAGTGTGGTGGGTGTCAGTATCTTTGTGCTGCTCTACGCTGGGGTGTCGGGTCTCTGGGGCGTGGTAGTCACGGACTTTTTCCAGTTTTTTCTAGCGTTGTTTGGGGCCATTGTGGTGGCGATCGCTGCCGTGAATCATGTGGGCGGGATGCGCGAACTGGTACAGCAGGTGCAGCAGCATTCAGCCCAGGACGTGTTGACCCTGGTGCCGGTGCGCATAGGCGGTGAGGGGGGCTGGCTGGCCTGGAGTGAGATGGCGGGCATCAGCGTCAGTACATTTTTGGCCTATATTTTTCTGCAATGGTGGGCTTTTCGGCGCAGTGATGGCGGCGGTGAGTTTATTCAGCGGCTGGCAGCGGCTAAGACGGAGGCGGAGGCAGAAAAAGCCGCTTGGTTTTTCAATATCCTGCACTACGTGGTGCGCACCTGGCCTTGGGTGGTGGTGGCGCTGGTGGCGCTGGTGGTCTATCCCGACTTGGGCGATCGCGAACTGGGCTACCCCAAACTGATGCTCGATTTTTTGCCGCCGGTGCTTCTGGGGCTGGTGGTGGCGTCTTTGATTGCTGCCTTTATGAGTACGGTGTCTACCCTAATTAACTGGGGTGCGTCCTATTTGACCAATGATCTCTACGCCCGCTTCATGCGCCCCACGGCCACCCAGGCGGAGCTGGTGCTGGCAGGGCGGCTGGCGTCGGTCATCGTGACAGTTTTTGGGGCGATTGCGGCCTTCTACTCCAGCGACGTGGCGGCGGTATTTCGCTTGGTGATTGCCATTGGCACTGGGCCAGGGCTGGTGTTGATTTTGCGCTGGTTTTGGTGGCGCATCAATGCGGCAACGGAGCTGGCAGCCATGGTGGGCGGCTTTGTGATTGGCATCCTCAGCAGCCTGCCCAATGTGGATGAGATGGCGGATAACGGACTGTTTCAAATACCCGGCATTGGCCCAGGGCTGCGCACTGGACTGTCGGTGATGCAAACCCAGATTTTTGCCGATTTTGGCCTACGGCTGCTGTTCATTGCCAGCGTTACGACGGTGATTTGGGGCGTGACGCTGCTGCTGACTCCTCCCGAATCCGACGCTACTCTAGATGACTTCTACCGACGGGTGCGGCCGGGGGGCCCAGGCTGGGCCCGGCAGCGATCGCGCACAGGACTCCTGCCCGCCCAAAATCTTCAGCAAGATCTGCAGCGGGTGCTAGCGGCCATCCTGCTCCTCTTTGGATCCATGTTCACCGTCGGTGGCTTCCTGCTGCTGCAGTCCACTACAGGCTTCATCTCTTTAGCGATCGCGGTGCTGGGCTGGATGTGGCTGCGACGGTGCGATCGCGCCCATGGTCTACGCATTCCCCGACCGGGCACCGAAGATCCCCATGCCTAG
- a CDS encoding thermonuclease family protein: MRWLALVLVVLSWTGVACAAEPATHPAQVVRVVSGQTLEVLLPNGPAEPQTVRLLGLDAPDLRQEPWGEAAQAYLAEQLEGQTVGLEPDVEPVDSYGRQLAYVWQDGQLVNERMIAQGWGLAIARAPNLRYDDRFQQAQMVARALGRGIWNPDQPLRQTPTEFRQSLPDAS, translated from the coding sequence ATGCGGTGGCTAGCGTTGGTGCTGGTGGTGCTGAGCTGGACTGGGGTTGCCTGTGCGGCAGAGCCAGCGACCCATCCGGCCCAAGTGGTGCGGGTGGTGAGCGGGCAAACCCTAGAAGTGCTGCTCCCCAACGGCCCGGCGGAACCCCAAACGGTTCGACTGTTGGGTCTGGATGCACCGGATCTGCGGCAGGAGCCATGGGGAGAGGCAGCCCAGGCCTATCTGGCAGAACAGCTGGAGGGACAGACCGTGGGTCTAGAGCCGGATGTAGAACCAGTGGATAGCTATGGGCGTCAGTTGGCCTACGTTTGGCAGGATGGGCAGTTGGTGAATGAGCGCATGATTGCTCAAGGCTGGGGGTTGGCGATCGCCCGTGCTCCCAACCTGCGCTATGACGATCGCTTTCAGCAGGCCCAGATGGTGGCCCGGGCCCTAGGTCGCGGCATTTGGAATCCTGATCAGCCCCTGCGCCAAACCCCAACCGAATTTCGCCAGTCCCTGCCCGATGCATCGTGA